A window of the Lactuca sativa cultivar Salinas chromosome 7, Lsat_Salinas_v11, whole genome shotgun sequence genome harbors these coding sequences:
- the LOC111912129 gene encoding peptidyl-prolyl cis-trans isomerase CYP57: MSSIYVSEPPTKGKVVLQTNYGAIDIELWPKEAPKAVRNFVQLCVDGYYDGTIFHRIIKSFMVQGGDPTGTGTGGESIYGGTFSDEFHSRLRFSHRGIVACANTGSPHSNGSQFFITLDKCDWLDKKNTIFGKVTGDSIYNLLTFGDIETDKDDRPLDSPPKILSIEVLWNPFDDVFPRAAPSKSLSSTTVEAANKDTKKKATKKLNLLSFGEEAQEEEKELAAVKTKIKSSHDVLNDPRLLKDENAKDKLDPSEDKARRDLQKSVREALSSKKEELPKDSDAESAGDSDDDEANFDSRMRQQIIKKKKELGDMPTKKKGQKENSMSRSHEKSPPRSKGERHDDRPKVDKLSLKKKGIGSEVRAERMANADADMQLLNEHERERQLQKQKRRRRQGHEEDVLAKLEKFKTSMFKKPDASNGEQEGKEEEDLSDWTKAKLKFVADKDNMTRRNDPNDYVVHDPLLEKGKEKFNKMIAKQKKREREWAGKSLT; this comes from the exons ATGTCGTCGATATATGTATCGGAGCCTCCCACAAAGGGTAAGGTTGTACTCCAGACCAATTACGGAGCGATTGACATCGAATTATGGCCAAAGGAGGCGCCGAAAGCCGTGAGAAACTTCGTTCAACTGTGCGTTGATGGTTACTACGATGGCACCATATTCCATCGCATTATTAAGTCTTTTATGGTTCAAGGTGGTGATCCCACTGGAACTGGCACAG GTGGTGAAAGCATATATGGAGGTACATTTTCTGATGAGTTCCATTCACGTTTAAGATTCAGCCATAGGGGTATAGTTGCTTGTGCAAATACTGGTTCACCACATTCAAATGGAAGTCAATTCTTTATAACCCTAGATAAATGTGATTGGCTAGACAAGAAGAATACGATATTTGGCAAG gTCACTGGAGATTCAATATATAATCTGTTAACATTTGGTGATATTGAAACTGATAAAGATGACAGACCTCTGGATTCTCCTCCAAAAATACTTTCTATCGAG GTGTTGTGGAATCCATTTGATGATGTTTTTCCAAGAGCTGCACCTTCTAAATCTTTGTCATCAACTACTGTTGAAGCTGCCAACAAAGATACAAAAAAGAAGGCCACAAA AAAGTTGAACTTGCTTTCATTTGGAGAAGAAGCACAAGAAGAGGAGAAAGAACTTGCAGCTGTGAAAACTAAGATAAAAAGTAGTCATGATGTTTTGAATGATCCTAGGCTCTTAAAAGATGAAAATGCAAAAGATAAATTG GATCCATCTGAAGATAAAGCAAGAAGAGATTTGCAAAAGAGTGTTAGAGAAGCTTTAAGCTCCAAGAAGGAAGAGTTACCCAAGGATTCAGATGCTGAGTCAGCAGgtgacagtgatgatgatgaggCAAACTTCGATTCACGAATGCGTCAACAGATTATTAAAAAGAAGAAAGAGCTTGGTGATATGCCAACCAAGAAAAAAGGGCAAAAAG AGAATTCAATGTCTAGAAGCCATGAAAAGTCTCCACCAAG ATCAAAAGGTGAAAGGCATGATGATCGGCCGAAAGTGGATAAATTGTCTTTGAAGAAAAAAGGAATTGGATCCGAAGTGAGAGCTGAACGTATGGCCAATGCAGATGCAGACATGCAACTTCTAAATGAACATGAAAGAGAAAGACAATTACAAAAGCAAAAAAGACGCAGGCGTCAAGGCCACGAAGAAGAT GTGCTAGCTAAACTTGAGAAGTTTAAAACATCCATGTTTAAAAAACCTGATGCATCTAATGGTGAACAAGAGGGTAAAGAGGAAGAAGATTTGTCTGATTGGACTAAAGCCAAGTTGAAGTTTGTGGCTGATAAg GATAATATGACACGTAGGAATGATCCAAATGATTATGTGGTGCATGACCCTcttttggaaaaaggaaaagaaaaattcAACAAGATGATAGCAAAACAAAAGAAACGAGAACGAGAATGGGCTGGAAAATCTCTTACATGA